A genomic segment from Modestobacter roseus encodes:
- a CDS encoding putative quinol monooxygenase — protein MPTPTDDRRDLLTVIASMRAAPGKRDELRAALEALVEPTSREQGYVNYDLHQGVEDPDAFFFYENWESGQDLDAHLAAEHLTAFAARIPELLDEAGLTVNRVRRIA, from the coding sequence GTGCCCACCCCCACCGACGACCGCCGCGACCTCCTCACCGTGATCGCGTCCATGCGGGCCGCGCCCGGCAAGCGGGACGAGCTCCGGGCGGCCCTCGAGGCGCTCGTCGAGCCGACCAGCCGGGAGCAGGGGTACGTCAACTACGACCTGCACCAGGGGGTCGAGGACCCGGACGCGTTCTTCTTCTACGAGAACTGGGAGTCCGGGCAGGACCTGGACGCCCACCTCGCGGCGGAGCACCTGACGGCGTTCGCTGCCCGGATCCCCGAGCTGCTCGACGAGGCCGGGCTGACGGTGAACCGCGTGCGGCGGATCGCCTGA
- a CDS encoding HEAT repeat domain-containing protein: MLTQPEDGPIPAEVLAGSVLAEADPHVAGALRWALARAGGEGLATLAAGARSADVDVRRRAVVAIAELGETAPGATEVLVAALDDPDGTVRRHAALALGRQGMTSVVPTLVGMVVEGADDVAAAEVLGALSEDPGCADRILAALVDELAAAPADGAVRIRLAQALVELAGTTGQEVLRRLAQDDDRTVALVASAFVGVLDERAAADGTA, encoded by the coding sequence GTGCTGACCCAGCCGGAGGACGGGCCGATCCCCGCGGAGGTGCTGGCCGGTTCCGTCCTGGCGGAGGCCGACCCGCACGTCGCGGGCGCCCTGCGCTGGGCACTGGCCCGCGCGGGGGGCGAGGGCCTGGCGACGCTGGCGGCCGGGGCGCGCTCGGCCGACGTCGACGTCCGGCGGCGGGCGGTGGTGGCGATCGCCGAGTTGGGCGAGACGGCGCCGGGGGCCACGGAGGTGCTCGTCGCGGCCCTCGACGACCCGGACGGGACGGTGCGCCGGCACGCGGCCCTCGCGCTGGGCCGGCAGGGCATGACCAGTGTCGTGCCGACCCTGGTCGGCATGGTGGTCGAGGGAGCCGACGACGTGGCCGCCGCGGAGGTGCTCGGAGCGCTGTCGGAGGACCCCGGGTGCGCGGACCGGATCCTGGCGGCGCTGGTCGACGAGCTCGCCGCTGCGCCGGCCGACGGCGCGGTGCGGATCCGGCTGGCCCAGGCGCTGGTGGAGCTGGCGGGGACCACCGGCCAGGAGGTGCTGCGGCGGCTGGCCCAGGACGACGACCGCACGGTCGCCCTCGTCGCCTCGGCGTTCGTCGGGGTCCTCGACGAGCGCGCCGCCGCCGACGGGACCGCCTGA
- a CDS encoding MerR family transcriptional regulator encodes MLIGEVARRSGVSARMLRHYDALGLVRPTGRTVGGYREYSAEDIRRIFRVESLRSLGLSLRQVARALDDPAMTPSALVGDLIRWTEERLERERELLDRLRAIDASAPEDWPGSCGSSTCSRGSPRAARHAGSRPC; translated from the coding sequence GTGCTGATCGGTGAGGTGGCCCGTCGGTCCGGGGTGAGCGCCCGGATGCTGCGGCACTACGACGCCCTCGGGCTGGTGCGCCCGACCGGCCGCACCGTGGGTGGCTACCGCGAGTACTCGGCCGAGGACATCCGGCGGATCTTCCGGGTGGAGAGCCTGCGGTCCCTGGGCCTGTCGCTCCGGCAGGTGGCCCGCGCGCTGGACGACCCGGCCATGACGCCGTCTGCCCTGGTCGGCGACCTCATCCGGTGGACGGAGGAGCGCCTGGAGCGGGAACGGGAACTGCTCGACCGGCTGCGTGCGATCGACGCGTCGGCGCCCGAGGACTGGCCGGGGTCCTGCGGGTCGTCGACCTGCTCCAGGGGCTCTCCTCGGGCAGCGCGGCACGCCGGCAGCAGGCCGTGCTGA
- a CDS encoding HEAT repeat domain-containing protein, translating into MDTTDGTTLHAALRAENASVRLRAALAAGTRPDRDLLETLVQRCAVEPDFFVRDMLSWALTRLPAEVTLPRIRRELAAEDARARAQALHSLSKIGDGRAWPWITGDLLRDPDDEVARTAWRVAVALAPDGAERGLAEELVTQLGRGDREVQRSLSRALVELGDAAETALAEAARCPDPMVATHARATDRLRHDPEAGFDAAVDEAKRLVALGPERAAAVEATEAGRC; encoded by the coding sequence ATGGACACGACGGACGGCACGACGCTGCACGCCGCGCTGCGCGCCGAGAACGCCTCGGTGCGGCTGCGGGCAGCCCTGGCGGCCGGCACCCGCCCCGACCGCGACCTGCTGGAGACGTTGGTGCAGCGGTGCGCGGTCGAGCCGGACTTCTTCGTGCGGGACATGCTGTCCTGGGCGCTCACCCGACTCCCGGCGGAGGTCACGCTGCCCCGGATCCGCCGCGAACTGGCCGCCGAGGACGCCCGGGCCCGCGCCCAGGCCCTGCACTCGCTGTCCAAGATCGGTGACGGGCGCGCCTGGCCCTGGATCACCGGCGACCTGCTGCGCGACCCGGACGACGAGGTGGCCCGGACCGCGTGGCGGGTCGCCGTCGCGCTGGCGCCCGACGGCGCGGAGCGGGGGCTGGCCGAGGAGCTGGTCACCCAGCTGGGCCGGGGCGACCGGGAGGTGCAGCGCAGCCTCAGCCGGGCCCTGGTCGAGCTCGGCGACGCCGCGGAGACCGCGTTGGCGGAGGCTGCGCGGTGCCCGGACCCGATGGTCGCCACGCACGCCCGGGCCACGGACCGGCTCCGGCACGACCCGGAGGCCGGCTTCGACGCCGCGGTCGACGAGGCGAAGCGGCTCGTCGCACTCGGCCCGGAACGGGCCGCGGCGGTCGAGGCGACGGAGGCCGGACGGTGCTGA
- a CDS encoding diacylglycerol/lipid kinase family protein gives MQRLLVVVNGAAGTTDDDSVQTVLTALRSGADVTVAATASADELRRAVSDREGRRLVVVGGDGSVHAAVAALDAAGGLDPEDPVGIIPLGTGNDLGQALDLPLDPARSAAVVLDGIPRRLDLVRDDDGGVVVNAVHGGAGARASAEAAGLKERLGKVAYPVGALVAGVSTDGWCLRVEVDGRVAGHGAAGWAADGETPVLMAAVCNGPTIGGATPIAPGARLDDGLVDVVVSVATGPLARAAFAAALREGRHVERDDVLVVRGREVAVTGGPVDLVADGELEEAVGSRLWRVQPHAWSVLVPR, from the coding sequence GTGCAGCGGCTGCTGGTCGTGGTGAACGGTGCCGCCGGGACCACCGACGACGACTCGGTGCAGACGGTGCTGACCGCGCTCCGCTCGGGTGCCGACGTGACCGTGGCCGCGACGGCGTCCGCCGACGAGCTCCGGCGGGCGGTGTCCGACCGGGAGGGCCGGCGGCTCGTGGTCGTCGGCGGCGACGGGTCCGTCCACGCCGCGGTCGCTGCGCTGGACGCCGCCGGCGGCCTGGACCCGGAGGACCCGGTGGGGATCATCCCGCTCGGGACCGGCAACGACCTCGGCCAGGCCCTGGACCTGCCCCTCGACCCGGCGCGGAGCGCCGCGGTCGTGCTCGACGGCATCCCGCGGCGGCTGGACCTCGTGCGCGACGACGACGGGGGCGTGGTGGTCAACGCCGTCCACGGGGGTGCCGGGGCCCGGGCGTCGGCCGAGGCGGCGGGTCTGAAGGAGCGGCTGGGCAAGGTCGCCTACCCGGTGGGGGCGCTCGTCGCCGGCGTGAGCACGGACGGCTGGTGCCTGCGCGTGGAGGTCGACGGCCGGGTCGCCGGGCACGGGGCCGCCGGATGGGCGGCCGACGGGGAGACGCCGGTCCTGATGGCGGCCGTCTGCAACGGCCCCACCATCGGCGGTGCGACACCGATCGCCCCGGGAGCCCGCCTCGACGACGGGCTCGTCGACGTCGTCGTCTCCGTCGCGACCGGGCCGCTGGCGCGCGCGGCCTTCGCCGCGGCGCTGCGTGAGGGGCGGCACGTCGAGCGCGACGACGTCCTCGTCGTCCGGGGCCGTGAGGTGGCCGTCACGGGCGGCCCGGTCGACCTCGTGGCCGACGGCGAGCTCGAGGAGGCCGTCGGGTCCCGGCTGTGGCGGGTGCAGCCGCACGCCTGGTCGGTGCTCGTGCCGCGCTGA
- a CDS encoding NAD-dependent epimerase/dehydratase family protein yields MTPPSPVVVVTGANGLVGSAVCRALVERAARVRAVVRRPGSAPDGDGVTEHVGDFADEAFARTVVQGADAVVTTVHPMGSPREVQHRVGVEGTPVIARAARDAGVARLVHVSTAGVYDRSAGVGDLAEDGPLLPEGSGDYPDTKNATDAALAEVGGLTTVLVRPPAIVGAGETSVWNTLRPRAVHDGERRANPAKTWAWVHVDDLAAFLADVATGAVATADDPERGPAAGRTTPVVVAAEPATWRDYLGTVTDALGVAPEWTDEPVWTGQLRADRARAWGWTPRVGLTQALDELRRGLAAGS; encoded by the coding sequence GTGACCCCTCCCTCTCCCGTCGTGGTGGTGACCGGTGCGAACGGACTGGTGGGCAGCGCGGTGTGCCGGGCGCTGGTCGAACGGGCGGCGCGGGTGCGGGCCGTCGTCCGGCGCCCGGGCAGCGCCCCGGACGGCGACGGGGTCACCGAGCACGTCGGCGACTTCGCCGACGAGGCCTTCGCCCGGACGGTGGTGCAGGGTGCCGACGCCGTCGTCACCACGGTCCACCCGATGGGTTCCCCCCGGGAGGTGCAGCACCGGGTCGGCGTCGAGGGCACGCCGGTGATCGCCCGGGCCGCCCGCGACGCCGGCGTCGCCCGGCTGGTGCACGTGTCCACCGCCGGGGTCTACGACCGGTCGGCCGGTGTCGGGGACCTGGCCGAGGACGGACCCCTGCTGCCCGAGGGCAGCGGCGACTACCCGGACACCAAGAACGCCACCGATGCCGCACTGGCCGAGGTCGGCGGGCTCACCACCGTGCTGGTCCGCCCGCCGGCGATCGTTGGGGCGGGGGAGACGTCGGTCTGGAACACGCTGCGGCCCCGGGCTGTCCACGACGGCGAGCGGCGGGCGAACCCGGCGAAGACCTGGGCCTGGGTGCACGTCGACGACCTCGCCGCCTTCCTCGCCGACGTCGCCACCGGCGCCGTCGCCACCGCCGACGACCCGGAGCGGGGACCCGCGGCCGGGCGCACGACACCGGTCGTCGTCGCCGCGGAGCCCGCGACGTGGCGGGACTACCTGGGCACGGTGACCGATGCGCTGGGCGTGGCGCCGGAGTGGACCGACGAGCCGGTCTGGACCGGGCAGCTGCGCGCCGACCGTGCGCGGGCCTGGGGCTGGACGCCGCGGGTGGGGCTCACGCAGGCCCTGGACGAGCTGCGACGGGGGCTGGCGGCGGGGTCCTGA
- a CDS encoding LysM peptidoglycan-binding domain-containing protein — protein MAAASVPLAVAAPAHAAEHTVAPGDTLSRLAAAHGTTWQTIYAENGGVLSDPNRLRVGQVLTIGGATAAPATTAPATTASGEYVVRAGDTLGRIAAAHGTTWQQLHALNRGVVGADPNTLRVGQRLTLGGVPAPAAAAPRVAERAASRSAERAAPAAAAGAYDVWAPHVRPAVQEVAERFGVGSVVTRPGHSPTEDLAADFMVHTDRAKGDAVAQYVIDNAARFRVEYVIWQQRIYQVRTGTWQAMADRGSPTANHMDHPHVSFLPG, from the coding sequence GTGGCCGCAGCTTCGGTCCCGCTCGCGGTGGCCGCCCCGGCGCACGCCGCGGAGCACACGGTCGCTCCCGGCGACACCCTCAGCCGCCTGGCGGCGGCGCACGGCACCACGTGGCAGACCATCTACGCGGAGAACGGCGGCGTCCTCAGCGACCCGAACCGGCTGCGCGTGGGTCAGGTGCTCACCATCGGTGGTGCCACCGCGGCGCCCGCGACCACGGCTCCCGCCACCACGGCCTCCGGGGAGTACGTCGTCCGCGCGGGCGACACGCTCGGCAGGATCGCGGCTGCCCACGGCACCACGTGGCAGCAGCTGCACGCCCTCAACCGGGGGGTCGTCGGGGCCGACCCGAACACCCTGCGCGTCGGTCAGCGGCTCACCCTCGGCGGCGTGCCCGCCCCCGCTGCTGCCGCTCCCCGGGTCGCCGAGCGGGCGGCCAGCCGGAGCGCGGAGCGGGCCGCGCCCGCTGCCGCCGCCGGTGCCTACGACGTGTGGGCTCCGCACGTCCGTCCCGCCGTCCAGGAGGTCGCCGAGCGGTTCGGGGTCGGATCGGTCGTCACCCGGCCCGGCCACAGCCCGACCGAGGACCTCGCGGCCGACTTCATGGTGCACACCGACCGGGCCAAGGGCGACGCCGTCGCCCAGTACGTCATCGACAACGCCGCCCGGTTCCGCGTCGAGTACGTGATCTGGCAGCAGCGGATCTACCAGGTCCGCACCGGCACGTGGCAGGCGATGGCCGACCGTGGGTCGCCCACCGCCAACCACATGGACCACCCGCACGTGTCGTTCCTGCCCGGCTGA
- a CDS encoding ester cyclase, which produces MDQQALTSIVHRYWDGLWNRRDLTVIDELIAEPYVRHSSAGTRSLTRAQFTREVRDSWQLLHDPATTVDDQVTAEDRVWTRATTTGLNLDTGQTSVVTWLVVHRVADGRIAESWSATLPGVDWR; this is translated from the coding sequence GTGGACCAGCAGGCACTGACCTCGATCGTCCATCGCTACTGGGACGGGCTGTGGAACCGCCGCGATCTCACGGTGATCGACGAGCTCATCGCCGAGCCCTACGTGCGGCACTCCTCCGCCGGGACCCGGTCGCTCACCCGGGCCCAGTTCACCCGGGAGGTCCGCGACTCCTGGCAGCTGCTGCACGACCCCGCGACCACCGTCGACGACCAGGTGACGGCGGAGGACCGGGTCTGGACGCGGGCCACCACCACCGGCCTGAACCTGGACACCGGCCAGACCTCGGTGGTCACCTGGCTGGTGGTGCACCGGGTCGCCGACGGCCGGATCGCCGAGTCCTGGAGCGCCACCCTGCCCGGCGTCGACTGGCGCTGA
- a CDS encoding MFS transporter, protein MSGEAVQDVDAERDGPAPSPAAAGQVPAPEVPVPAVPVPGTVPPATPEAPSALGAMALLRIGGFLVLYLNAAAVFLGVMAQAIARSWLAFELTGSNAALGGVLLAFGVALLVATPWGGVAADRLPKRLVLQVSVLLLAVSSAWIGLAVVLDVIAYWMLLGAGVLQAVGFALFNPARMAFLSELVPRGSVPQAVSLLLVNAEVNRVVGPALAGVVIGAVTWGVEAVFLSSAVLAAVGVLLTAALPAGRRQGEASGRSPLGELADGVRYVRRHPELSALVWCGIGVAMMGLPYLAFMPTISSDLFGLGSVGYGVLAATSAVGGVAAGLLLGRRSSWVRQTRVLVASGAVFGIAICALAIAPNAAVAVVVLLAVGASMLAFQTTNQSQLIALSDLEYHGRVQGLIMLSFGAFGIAALPLGLLADAIGLRWTLLGMGVGVLAFVALYAVVSRRRMAGAQRLRDLG, encoded by the coding sequence ATGAGCGGGGAAGCCGTCCAGGACGTCGACGCGGAGCGCGACGGGCCCGCACCGTCGCCGGCCGCCGCGGGACAGGTGCCGGCGCCCGAGGTGCCGGTACCCGCGGTCCCGGTTCCCGGCACGGTGCCCCCCGCGACGCCGGAGGCCCCGTCGGCTCTCGGCGCGATGGCGCTGCTCCGCATCGGCGGCTTCCTCGTCCTCTACCTCAACGCCGCCGCGGTCTTCCTCGGCGTCATGGCCCAGGCGATCGCCCGCAGCTGGCTGGCCTTCGAGCTCACCGGGTCCAACGCCGCGCTGGGCGGGGTGCTGCTGGCGTTCGGGGTGGCGCTGCTGGTGGCCACGCCGTGGGGTGGCGTCGCCGCGGACCGGCTGCCCAAGCGGCTGGTGCTGCAGGTCTCGGTCCTGCTGCTGGCCGTGTCCAGCGCCTGGATCGGGCTGGCGGTCGTCCTCGACGTCATCGCCTACTGGATGCTGCTCGGCGCCGGCGTGCTCCAGGCCGTGGGGTTCGCGCTGTTCAACCCGGCCCGGATGGCCTTCCTGAGCGAGCTGGTGCCGCGTGGCTCGGTGCCGCAGGCGGTCTCGCTGCTGCTGGTGAACGCCGAGGTGAACCGGGTGGTCGGCCCGGCGCTGGCCGGGGTGGTCATCGGCGCGGTCACCTGGGGCGTCGAGGCGGTCTTCCTGTCCAGCGCGGTGCTGGCCGCCGTCGGGGTCCTCCTCACCGCCGCCCTGCCCGCCGGGCGGCGGCAGGGCGAGGCCTCCGGCCGGTCACCGCTCGGCGAGCTCGCCGACGGGGTGCGCTACGTCCGGCGGCACCCCGAGCTGAGCGCCCTGGTGTGGTGCGGCATCGGCGTGGCCATGATGGGCCTGCCGTACCTGGCCTTCATGCCGACCATCTCCAGCGACCTGTTCGGCCTCGGCTCGGTCGGTTACGGGGTCCTGGCGGCGACGTCCGCGGTGGGCGGGGTGGCGGCGGGGCTGCTGCTGGGGCGGCGCAGCTCGTGGGTCCGGCAGACCCGGGTGCTGGTGGCCTCCGGCGCGGTCTTCGGCATCGCCATCTGCGCGCTGGCGATCGCACCCAACGCCGCCGTCGCCGTGGTCGTGCTCCTCGCCGTGGGCGCGTCGATGCTCGCCTTCCAGACCACCAACCAGTCGCAGCTCATCGCCCTCTCGGACCTGGAGTACCACGGGCGGGTGCAGGGGCTGATCATGCTCAGCTTCGGCGCGTTCGGCATCGCCGCCCTCCCGCTGGGCCTGCTCGCCGACGCCATCGGGCTGCGCTGGACGCTGCTCGGCATGGGGGTCGGCGTGCTCGCGTTCGTCGCGCTGTACGCGGTGGTCAGCCGGCGTCGGATGGCCGGCGCGCAGCGGCTGCGCGACCTGGGCTGA